In Pseudomonas abieticivorans, the genomic window CGTGCCGCTCGATCGCTACCTCGTCCAGCGGCTCGCTGCACCCCAGCAACAAACGAAAATGCGGTGCGCCCTTGAGCAGCGAAAAGAAGTGTTCGGCAGCCAGGTGTGGGTCCTGGATGGCCAGCCCGCCGTTTTGATTCATGCGCTTGAGCAGCCGCTCCATCTCCTTGAGCAGCGGCAAGGGCCCGGCCTCGAAGAAAATCTGGCAGAGCTTGGGGTCCTGGCTACCCAGGGCGATGATCAGGCGGTGCAGGTTGACCGACTCCTGGCTGCTGATCAACGCATGAAAGCCGCGGCCGATATCCAGCAACACCTCCTTGATCGGCGCCCCCTGCGGTGGATCGAACAGCACCTCGGGCAATTGCGCCTGGCAGGTGGCGATCACGGCGGCGCTGAACAGGGTTTCCTTGTCGGTGAAGTGCCCGTAAACGGTCAGTTTCGACACGCCGGCCTGCGCCGCAACCGCGTCCATGCTGGTGCCTGAGTATCCATTGCTCAGGAAAAGTACCTTGGCGGCTTGCAGGATCGCCTCGCGTTTGACGAGGTCCTTGGGCCGGCCGGGGCCACTGGGAAGTGCTGGATCGTTGGGCATGTTGACGCTGGATACCGGACGCGGGTGTAGGGGCAGTATATAGGTGTAGGAAAGCCCTGCCGACCTTTCGCGTGCTTGTCTGTCGGACGTTTCCTAGGGCGTCTGTAGGCCTCGATGTAGGCGGTTTCCTGATTTTTTTCGAGACGGTTTTTGCCCCTTTTCACCGCCTAAGCTTGCCGCTCTTTTCAGGGGGGGGCAGTCATGGGATGTACAAGCAAAGCGGTATCGAGGTCGGCGCTGGGGCTGGCGATGGCTACCTGTTCATGGGGCGCCATGGCCGAGGTGGAGCTGGACGAGGTTCAGGTCCAGGGCGAGTCATTGCGTGACCCGCGGGCCCGTAGCTCGGCCTCGGTCAAGTACGTCAAGCCGCTGCTGGACGTGCCCCAGACGGTCACGGTGGTCGGCGAGCCGCAGTTCAGGGAACAGAACGCCCTGAGCCTGCGCAGCGTGCTGTCCAACGTTTCCGGGATCACCTTCAATGCCGGCGAAGGCAGCGGCGGGTCTGGCGACAGCATCAACATCCGCGGTTTCAGCGCCAACGCCAACTTGCAGCTCGACGGCCTGCGCGACAGTGCCCAGGTCAGCCGCAGCGATACCTTCAACCTGCAGGCGGTGGAGGTTATCAAGGGGCCCAACTCGGTGTTCGGCGGGGCCGGCACCACGGGGGGCACCATCAACATGATCAGCAAGGCGCCCCAGGGCGAGGCGTTTACCGAACTGGGCGCGGGCCTGGGCACCGACCATTACCGGCGCCTTACCCTGGACACCAACCAGCCGCTGGCGGGCGTCGGGGTCAACAGCGCCTTCAGGCTCAACCTGATGAGCCACGAAAACACCGTGCCCGGTCGCGATCACCTCGACCGGCAACGCTGGGGCCTGGCCCCCTCGTTGGCCCTGGGCCTGAGCGAGCAGACCCGGCTGACCCTGAGCTACCTGCACCAGCGCGACGACGCCCGGCCAGACTTCGGCCTGCCGGCGCGCGACGGCAAGATCATCGACGGCGTCAGCCGACAGGCCTATTTCGGCTGGCGCAACCTGGACAAGGATCGCGCCACCACCGACAGTTTCACCGTGCAACTGCAGCATGACTTCAACGACAACCTGTCGCTGCAGAACCTGTCGCGCTATTCGCAGGTCAAGCGCGAGGCGATGGTCTCGGCTTCCCATGTCAATCTCCAGGGCATGGCGCCCGGCCGCTACCGGCCGGCTGGCCCGCAAGCCTACGGGCGCAATATCACCAGCGACCTGTGGATCAACCAGACCACCCTCAACAGCACCTTCGATACCTTTGGGCTTGGCCATGCGCTGGTGCTCGGCATGGAGGTGTCCCGCGAGCATTACCGGCGCGATGCCTACCGTTTCAACCTGGATAAGTTCGTGCCCAAGGAAGGTTTCGAGCTGGCCAAGCCACCCGGCTATTGGGGCGGGTCCAAGGAGCGCGAGGCATTGGGCTATACCCGCAACAGCCTGGATGACAAGGCGCTGTTCGTGTTCGATAGCATTGCGTTGAACCCGCAATGGGACCTTAGCCTGGGCCTGCGTTATGACTGGATCAAGGGGCGCGGTGCCGATTACAAACCGGCTACCGGCAAGCTGATCGCCAGCGCACAAGAGGGCGCCTTGAGCAGTCGCGCCGGGCTGGTTTACAAGCCGGTCGACAACGGTCGTTTCTACCTGGCCTACGGTACCTCGTTCAACCCGACGGCCGAGCACCTGGCGTCCAACGGCTCCGGGCTCAGCGCTGGCACGCAAGATTTGGGTTCCGAGACCAGCAAGACCTGGGAGCTGGGCACCAAGTGGGCGCTGCTGGATGATCGCCTGGAACTGGATGCGGCCCTGTTCCGGGTGCAGAAGGACAACGTTCGGGAGCGGCTGCTTGACGACACCTACCTGGCGGCTGGCCGGCAGCGCGTGCAGGGCCTGGAACTGTCAGCGACGGGGCGCCTGACCGAGCAGTGGAACCTGTTTGCCAATTACACCTACCAGCAAAGCCGCACCCTGGAGTCGGCTACGACGCCCAAACGTGTTGGGCAGGCCTTAGGTAACACACCGCCCCGTTCGTTTAATGTGTGGACCACTTACCAGTTGCCGGGTGATTTCACCTTGGGCTACGGCATGCGTCATGTCAGCGAGCGCAATGTCACTTCCCAGGACAGTGCCAAGCTGGCGGCCTATTGGGTGCACGACGCAATGCTTGGTTACAAAGTCAGCAAACACCTTGATCTGCAGCTTAACCTCGACAACCTGTTCGACAAGGGCTACGTCGAGCGGGTGCGCCAGGCTACCGGCAGCCAATCGCGCTCTTCGGCGGTAGAGCTGGGCGATGGTCGTTCGGCCGTATTGAGTGGCATCTATCGGTTCTAGCGCTTCCCGGCGGGGTTTGGCTGATTTACTATACTGGCGAGTATAAATATTCCAAGCCTCACGCCTAAGGTCATTCATCATGTTGCGCCTTGCCCTGTTCTGCGCCTTTTCAGTTGTGCTGGTCGGTTGTGGTCAGGAGCAGGCGGCCGTGCCGCGCCTGCGCCCGGCCATGGTGGTGCAGCCGCAACCGGCCAGCCAGGCAGTGCTCAGCTACCCGGGCGAGGTGCGCGCGCGCTTTGAACCGGAGTTGGCCTTCCGCGTAGGCGGCAAGGTGGCGCGGCGGCTGGTCAACGAGGGGGACCGGGTCAAGGCGGACCAGCCGTTGGCCGAACTCGACCCGCAGGACGTGCGCCTGCAACTCGATGCCAGCCGTGCCCAGGTGGCGGCCGCCGAGGCCAACCTGACCATGGTCAAGGCCGAGCGCGACCGCTACAAGACTTTGCTTGAGCGCGGCATGGTCAGCCATTCGCTGTTCGACAACCAGGAAAACCTTTACCGCGCCGGCCTGGCCCGCCTGCAACAGATCAAGGCCGAAAACCAGGTGGCCGGCAACCAGGCCGGCTATGCGGTGCTGCGCGCGCCGCAGGCGGGCGTGATCGCCCGGCGGCAGGTCGAGGTCGGGCAGGTGGTAGCGGCCGGCCAGACGGTGTTTACCCTGGCGGCCGATGGTGAGCGTGAGGTGTTGATCAGCTTGCCGGAACAGAGCATCGGCCGCATGAAAGTGGGCGACCCGGTTTCGGTCGAGTTGTGGAGCCAGGCCGGCGCACGGTTTGCCGGGCGCGTTCGTGAATTGACGCCGGTGGCAGACCCCCGTTCGCGCACCTTTGCCGCACGGATCGCCTTCGAGGCGGGCAAGGTGCCGGCCGAACTGGGCCAAAGCGCCCGGGTACTGATTGCCGCCGATCACAGCGTACCGTTGTCGGTGCCGCTGTCGGCGGTAACGGCCGAGAACGGCGCGACCTACGTCTGGCGCCTGGACGCCCACGACACGCTCAAGCGCGTGGCGGTGGAGGTCGGCCCCTATGGCGAGGAAACCGTACCGGTGTTGCAGGGCCTCAAGGCCAGTGATTGGGTCGTGGCCGCCGGGGTGCATGTCCTGCATGACGGCGAGCAGGTGCGCCCGGTGGATCGCTCCAATCGGGTCGTGGTAACGGCGGACAAGGAGTAGTCCCGTGGGTTTCAATCTTTCCGCCTGGGCGTTGCGCAATCGCCAGATCGTGTTGTTCCTGATGATCCTGCTGGCGGCAGTCGGCACGCTGTCCTACACCCAATTGGGGCAGAGCGAAGACCCGCCGTTCACCTTCAAGGCGATGGTCATTCGCACGCTGTGGCCGGGTGCCAGTGCCGAAGAGGTGTCGCGCCAGGTCACCGAGCGCATCGAGAAGAAGCTCATGGAAACCGGCGAGTACGAGAAGATCGTTTCGTTCTCCCGGCCCGGTGAATCCCAGGTCACGTTCATGGCCTTGGACTCGATGCCCTCCAGCGCCATCCCCGACCTGTGGTACCAGGTGCGCAAGAAGATCGGAGACATCCGCCAGACCTTGCCAGGGGATGTGCAGGGGCCGTTTTTCAACGACGAGTTCGGTACCACCTTTGGCAACATCTACGCCTTGAGCGGCGAGGGTTTCGATTACGCCGTGCTCAAGGACTATGCCGACCGTATCCAGATCCAGTTGCAGCGGGTCAAGGATGTCGGCAAGGTCGAGTTGGTGGGCTTGCAGGACGAAAAGATCTGGATCGAGCTGTCCAACGTCAAGCTGGCCACCCTCGGCCTGCCCATGGCCGCGGTACAGCAAGCCTTGCAAGAGCAGAATACGGTAAGCACCGCCGGCTACTTCGAAACCCCTAGCGAGCGCCTGCAACTGCGGGTCAGCGGGCGTTTCAAGACGGTGGAAGAAATTCGCGACTTTCCGTTGCGGGTGGGCGAGCGAACGATCCGCATCGGCGATGTGGCGCAGGTGCATCGCGGCTTCAATGACCCGCCGGCGCCGCGCATGCGCTTTTTGGGCGAAGACGCCATCGGCCTGGCCGTGGCGATGAAGCCCGGCGGCGATATCCTGCAATTGGGCAAGGCCTTGGAAGGCGAGTTCGCGCACATCCAGCAGAACCTGCCGGTAGGCATGGAGTTGCGCAAGGTGTCCGACCAACCGGCTGCGGTCAAGACCGGCGTGGGTGAATTCGTGCGGGTGCTGGCCGAGGCCTTGGTGATCGTGTTGCTGGTGAGCTTTTTCTCGCTGGGCATGCGCACCGGGCTGGTGGTGGCACTGACCATCCCGCTGGTGTTGGCCATGACCTTTGCCAGCATGCATTACCTGGGCATCGGCCTGCACAAGATCTCGCTGGGCGCGCTGGTGCTGGCCCTGGGTCTGCTGGTGGACGATGCGATCATTGCCGTGGAGATGATGGCGATCAAGATGGAGCAGGGCTATGACCGGCTCAAGGCCGCCAGCTATGCCTGGTCGAGCACGGCGTTCCCGATGCTCACCGGCACCTTGATCACCGCTGCAGGCTTCCTGCCGATTGCCACCGCGCAGTCGAGCACGGGTGAGTACACCCGTTCGATTTTCCAGGTGGTGACCATCGCCTTGCTGACCTCTTGGGTCGCGGCGGTGTTGTTTGTCCCCTTGCTGGGCGAGCGGTTGTTGCCGGACCTGGCCAAGCGGCATCGGGAAAAGCATGGCGACGCTAACCCAGACCCCTATGCCACGCCTTTCTACCAGCGCGTGCGCGGGGTGGTGGAATGGTGCGTACGGCGGCGCAAGACGGTGATCGTGTTGACGGTGGTGCTGTTCATCGGCTCGGTGGTGTTGTTCCGCTTTGTGCCGCAGCAGTTCTTTCCGCCTTCCGAGCGGCTTGAGCTGATGGTCGACCTGAAGCTGGCCGAAGGCGCTTCGCTGAAAAACACCACGCAAGAGGTCAAGCGCCTGGAGGCGATGCTCAAGGGCCATGCCGGCATCGACAATTACGTGGCCTACGTGGGCACCGGCTCGCCGCGTTTCTACCTGCCCCTGGACCAGCAACTGCCCGCGGCCAGCTTTGCCCAGATCGTGGTGTTGGCCAAGACCATCGAAGACCGTGAAACCCTGCGCAGTTGGTTGATCGATACCCTGGACGAGCAGTTCCCCACGTTGCGCGGTCGCGTCACGCGCCTGGAAAACGGCCCGCCCGTGGGCTACCCGGTGCAGTTCCGGGTGACCGGCGAGCACATCGAGGAGGTTCGCGCCCTGGCGCGCCAAGTGGCGGCCAAGGTGCGCGAAAACGCCCATGTGGTGAACGTGCACCTGGATTGGGAAGAGCCCAGCAAGGTGGTGTACCTGAATGTCGACCAGGACCGTGCCCGTGCATTGGGGGTGACCACTGCCGACCTCACGCGGTTCCTGCAAAGCTCGTTGACCGGGGCCAGCGTCAGCCAGTACCGCGAAGACAACGAGCTGATCGAGATCCTGCTGCGTGGCACTGCCCAGGAGCGCACCGAACTGTCGCGCCTGCCCAGCCTTGCCTTGCAAACGGCCGGCGGCCAAACGGTGGCGCTGTCCCAGGTGGCGACGCTGGAGTATGGCTTTGAAGACGGCATCATCTGGCACCGCAACCGCTTGCCCAACGTGACCGTGCGCGCCGACATCTACGACAAGGTTCAGCCGGCGACCCTGGTGGCGCAGATTCTGCCGACCCTGGAAAAGATCCGCAGTGACCTGCCTGACGGTTACCTGCTGGAGGTGGGTGGCACGGTGGAAGATTCGGCTCGCGGGCAGAACTCGGTGAAGGCCGGGGTGCCGCTGTTCATCGTGGTGGTACTGACGTTGCTGATGATTCAATTGCGCAGTTTCTCGCGCATGGCGATGGTGTTCCTAACCGCGCCTTTGGGCTTGATCGGGGTGACGCTATTCCTGCTGTTGTTCCACCAGCCGTTTGGCTTCGTGGCAATGTTGGGCACCATTGCGCTGTCGGGCATGATTATGCGCAACTCGGTGATCCTGGTCGATCAGATCGAGCAGGACATCGCCGCCGGCGTTGACCAATGGCAGGCCATCATCGAGGCGACGGTGCGGCGTTTCCGGCCCATCGTGCTGACCGCGCTGGCGGCGGTACTGGCGATGATCCCGCTGTCGCGCAGCGGGTTCTTCGGGCCGATGGCAGTGGCGATCATGGGCGGGTTGATCGTGGCGACGGCGTTGACCTTGCTGTTTTTGCCGGCGTTGTATGCGGCCTGGTTTCGGGTTCGCAAGGCCGAGTAGGCGGCGTCTGATTCGCGGATGAAGCGGCGCTCCGGTTCATCCGCGAAAGGGCCCCGTCAGAGCGCCCCGAACACCTTCTTCGCCAAGCTGGTAGCGGCAGCGGCCGGGTCCTTGCGGATGGTCGCTTCTTCCTTGCCAATCATTTCAAACAGCCCGTTGAGTGCCTGCTCGGTCACGTAGCCTTCCACGTTCGCATCCTTGGCATCCAGCACGCCCAACGTCGCGGCCTGGCCGGCGAAGCTGTTGTACTGTTTGGCCAGGCCAACCTGGTCGGTGGCCTGCTTGACGATGGGCAGGAATTTCTCGCGGATCTGCTCGCGGCTGGTCTTGCTCAGGTACTGGGTAGCGGAGTCATTGCCACCGCTGAGGATGGCCTTGGCGTCGGCCACGCTCATTTTCTTCACGGCATCCACTAGCAAGGCCTGGGCCTGGGGCACGGCGGCTTCGGCGGCCTTGTTCATGCTGGCCTCCAACTGGTCGACTTGGGCGCCCATGCCGAGTTTTTTCATGGTCTTGGCGGCCTTGCCGAGCTTGCCAGGCAATTCGATGCGCACGTCCGGGTTATTGCTGAAACCGCCCGGGGTACCCAACTGTTTGACGGCCACTTGGGCACCCTGGGTCAGGGCGTCTTTCAGCCCGCCCGTGGCATCGCCTTGGGACAGGTTGGCCAACGACAGGGCCATCACGTTGGCCGAAAGCAGCAGGCCGGCGCACAGGCCGGCGAGGGTGGTGGAGCGACGAAGCATGGCAGCATCCTTATCGGGAATGGAAAGGCGGATCAGCGCGCAGGGCTCAGGCGAATACGCAAGGGTTGGGCATCGTTGCCGTCCAGTTGCACGCCGTTATGTTCGGTGCTGATAAACAATAGTTGGCCTTGTGCTTCGATGCGCGCACTGACCGAATAGCGGTGGCCAGGCTTGACCTGGGCTGGGTTGTAATCCAGATGGAAGGGCAGGGGCACCTGGCCCTTGATCGGGCCGCTCTGACGGGCCAGTTCCACCGCCGGTGCATCGGCCAGGGAGACGTCCTGCAAGCTCACGCTGAGGGTGGCGTCGGCTGGCAGGGCCATGCGTTGCAGGTAAAACACCTCGCCGTCCAAGCTTGCCTGCGTGGGTGCCTGCTGGCTGCTACAGGCGCTCAGCAGCGCGCCGAGCAGGACCAAAGACAGTTTTTTCATGAAGATCTCCGTATCGAGTGCGTCGAATTCAACGCACAGGATACGGGCAAGATCAGCTGCCGTCAGCCGCATCCTCGCTGCGGTGCAGGGCCACCTGGCGAATCGACAGGCGAATCTCGGCTGGCAACACGCGCTTGGCGGCGCCTTCGGCCAACTCGCCGAGCGCCTCGTGGTGGCTCAGTTTGCCGGCGCTGTCGCGGCGCAGCACGCCTTGGTCAAGCAAGGTCTGGATGAAGTGGCGAAACAGGCTCTTGTCGAAGAACTCCGGTGCGTTCAAACCATGCAGGATCGACAAGCGCTGGGCCATGATCGTGCACAGGTCCTCCAGCTCTTCGGCGCTCAGGGTGTTTTGCCCGGCGTTGAGCAGCAGCGCGATGGCCATGTAGAAGCGCTGCAGGGTTTGTGCGATGGAGCGCGATAGCAAAGTCAGTTGCACGAAGTGCCGGGAGCTGGGCGCCGGGCGCAGGTACACGTCGTTTTCGAAACGCAGCAGGCCCTGTTCGACGAAGGCCTCGAGCCATTGGTCGACCACGCCCTCCAACTCTTCCACCGACCAGCGGATGAACAACTCCGATTGCAGGTACGGGTACATGGCCTTGGTGTAGCGCAGCATCTGTTCGCGGCTCATGCGCGATGAGCTCTGGAAGAAGCTGGCCAGCAAACCCGGCAGGGCAAAGATGTGCAAAATGTTGTTGCGGTAATAGGTCATCAGGACGGCGTTCTGCTCGTCCAGGTAGTAGATCTTGCCCAGGGCATCGCTTTGCTCGGACATCAGCGCCATGCCCTTGACGTGCTCGATCAGCGCCCGGCCGTCCCCCTCGGGCAGGGTGGTGTGGGGCGAGTAGGGCACCTTGCGCAACAAC contains:
- a CDS encoding efflux RND transporter periplasmic adaptor subunit, which codes for MLRLALFCAFSVVLVGCGQEQAAVPRLRPAMVVQPQPASQAVLSYPGEVRARFEPELAFRVGGKVARRLVNEGDRVKADQPLAELDPQDVRLQLDASRAQVAAAEANLTMVKAERDRYKTLLERGMVSHSLFDNQENLYRAGLARLQQIKAENQVAGNQAGYAVLRAPQAGVIARRQVEVGQVVAAGQTVFTLAADGEREVLISLPEQSIGRMKVGDPVSVELWSQAGARFAGRVRELTPVADPRSRTFAARIAFEAGKVPAELGQSARVLIAADHSVPLSVPLSAVTAENGATYVWRLDAHDTLKRVAVEVGPYGEETVPVLQGLKASDWVVAAGVHVLHDGEQVRPVDRSNRVVVTADKE
- a CDS encoding efflux RND transporter permease subunit; amino-acid sequence: MGFNLSAWALRNRQIVLFLMILLAAVGTLSYTQLGQSEDPPFTFKAMVIRTLWPGASAEEVSRQVTERIEKKLMETGEYEKIVSFSRPGESQVTFMALDSMPSSAIPDLWYQVRKKIGDIRQTLPGDVQGPFFNDEFGTTFGNIYALSGEGFDYAVLKDYADRIQIQLQRVKDVGKVELVGLQDEKIWIELSNVKLATLGLPMAAVQQALQEQNTVSTAGYFETPSERLQLRVSGRFKTVEEIRDFPLRVGERTIRIGDVAQVHRGFNDPPAPRMRFLGEDAIGLAVAMKPGGDILQLGKALEGEFAHIQQNLPVGMELRKVSDQPAAVKTGVGEFVRVLAEALVIVLLVSFFSLGMRTGLVVALTIPLVLAMTFASMHYLGIGLHKISLGALVLALGLLVDDAIIAVEMMAIKMEQGYDRLKAASYAWSSTAFPMLTGTLITAAGFLPIATAQSSTGEYTRSIFQVVTIALLTSWVAAVLFVPLLGERLLPDLAKRHREKHGDANPDPYATPFYQRVRGVVEWCVRRRKTVIVLTVVLFIGSVVLFRFVPQQFFPPSERLELMVDLKLAEGASLKNTTQEVKRLEAMLKGHAGIDNYVAYVGTGSPRFYLPLDQQLPAASFAQIVVLAKTIEDRETLRSWLIDTLDEQFPTLRGRVTRLENGPPVGYPVQFRVTGEHIEEVRALARQVAAKVRENAHVVNVHLDWEEPSKVVYLNVDQDRARALGVTTADLTRFLQSSLTGASVSQYREDNELIEILLRGTAQERTELSRLPSLALQTAGGQTVALSQVATLEYGFEDGIIWHRNRLPNVTVRADIYDKVQPATLVAQILPTLEKIRSDLPDGYLLEVGGTVEDSARGQNSVKAGVPLFIVVVLTLLMIQLRSFSRMAMVFLTAPLGLIGVTLFLLLFHQPFGFVAMLGTIALSGMIMRNSVILVDQIEQDIAAGVDQWQAIIEATVRRFRPIVLTALAAVLAMIPLSRSGFFGPMAVAIMGGLIVATALTLLFLPALYAAWFRVRKAE
- a CDS encoding TonB-dependent receptor, which produces MATCSWGAMAEVELDEVQVQGESLRDPRARSSASVKYVKPLLDVPQTVTVVGEPQFREQNALSLRSVLSNVSGITFNAGEGSGGSGDSINIRGFSANANLQLDGLRDSAQVSRSDTFNLQAVEVIKGPNSVFGGAGTTGGTINMISKAPQGEAFTELGAGLGTDHYRRLTLDTNQPLAGVGVNSAFRLNLMSHENTVPGRDHLDRQRWGLAPSLALGLSEQTRLTLSYLHQRDDARPDFGLPARDGKIIDGVSRQAYFGWRNLDKDRATTDSFTVQLQHDFNDNLSLQNLSRYSQVKREAMVSASHVNLQGMAPGRYRPAGPQAYGRNITSDLWINQTTLNSTFDTFGLGHALVLGMEVSREHYRRDAYRFNLDKFVPKEGFELAKPPGYWGGSKEREALGYTRNSLDDKALFVFDSIALNPQWDLSLGLRYDWIKGRGADYKPATGKLIASAQEGALSSRAGLVYKPVDNGRFYLAYGTSFNPTAEHLASNGSGLSAGTQDLGSETSKTWELGTKWALLDDRLELDAALFRVQKDNVRERLLDDTYLAAGRQRVQGLELSATGRLTEQWNLFANYTYQQSRTLESATTPKRVGQALGNTPPRSFNVWTTYQLPGDFTLGYGMRHVSERNVTSQDSAKLAAYWVHDAMLGYKVSKHLDLQLNLDNLFDKGYVERVRQATGSQSRSSAVELGDGRSAVLSGIYRF
- a CDS encoding YbaY family lipoprotein, which encodes MKKLSLVLLGALLSACSSQQAPTQASLDGEVFYLQRMALPADATLSVSLQDVSLADAPAVELARQSGPIKGQVPLPFHLDYNPAQVKPGHRYSVSARIEAQGQLLFISTEHNGVQLDGNDAQPLRIRLSPAR
- a CDS encoding TetR/AcrR family transcriptional regulator; protein product: MPNDPALPSGPGRPKDLVKREAILQAAKVLFLSNGYSGTSMDAVAAQAGVSKLTVYGHFTDKETLFSAAVIATCQAQLPEVLFDPPQGAPIKEVLLDIGRGFHALISSQESVNLHRLIIALGSQDPKLCQIFFEAGPLPLLKEMERLLKRMNQNGGLAIQDPHLAAEHFFSLLKGAPHFRLLLGCSEPLDEVAIERHVGAVVELFVRAYRPDQEPEPRST
- a CDS encoding DUF4197 domain-containing protein is translated as MLRRSTTLAGLCAGLLLSANVMALSLANLSQGDATGGLKDALTQGAQVAVKQLGTPGGFSNNPDVRIELPGKLGKAAKTMKKLGMGAQVDQLEASMNKAAEAAVPQAQALLVDAVKKMSVADAKAILSGGNDSATQYLSKTSREQIREKFLPIVKQATDQVGLAKQYNSFAGQAATLGVLDAKDANVEGYVTEQALNGLFEMIGKEEATIRKDPAAAATSLAKKVFGAL